The stretch of DNA ATTCCCATGTAAAGGCATAATTTGTTCCCTTCTGGAAGGGCGAAAAGTATGCTATGGGTGGTAAATACATAAACTGTATCAGCGAAAGCAACACatggttgtgtttgtgttttcgGGAAACTCCAAACAAGATTTAGCCGAACTGGGAACGCACTTCTACGATCGATTTTCCGCCATTTGTGTGATCCCGGCCGGTCCCAGATCTCAGCGGGAGCAGTTTGATGAATATATACTTGGGTGATTAGCATTTTACGTTCcgtgaatttatttattttttgtaatctGGCAAAAGTGGAAATGATTCCGCAAACTGCCGCTTTTCGTTCGGTTCTCGGCCATCCGTTGTACGTCCCGTCAGGGCTGTCAATGGGGGAGAGGGTAGCCTTGTGGCTGTAAGAACGAGAGAGAGAAGCAACTTAATGGCTGTGGAACGAACTTCAAGCCTAATGTGTATGCCACAGTGTATTTCACGAAAAGCCTTCGGTGGAAAGCGGAATTCACCAGAGCCAAGGTTAACTCTGGTAATGCCGCATATCATTAATCAAAACTGAAAATGGTCCCAAACAATACCGATTGTGTTATGATAGGACTGTGTTCAAATACGTCATCACGAATGCTTTGTTCAAATTGGTAATGTTTTAATGGAGCGCTTCTGTCAAAAAAcaatcaacatatttttttccgaattgaCCTTTGTATGATATGTAATGTCGAATAAATCTTTCGCCTTTTAAAGACCTTTGTATGAAAATTAAATAACAACTTGTGGGATTAAATGGAAGTCAATCAATATGTCACATATACTTTGAGACATCAAAGTTGGCTTTCATCTACTGATGCTTCAGGATGTCGAAGAATGATCAACGTTTCAGTCCATGACGAATTCAATGAAACATCATAAAGTATTTACCATATTAAGAGCTTGCTGTACTCGATACGAAATAGTATATAAAAGTAACTTTGGCAAATCTCCTCCTCGTTTGATATTACAGCAGAAAAACATTATTGTTTCCATAATCAGTAACAAAACACCTCGAAAATGATGGCTGCGGCTTCTCAACTCCCTAGAGACTATTGTGCCCATGATTCCCCTCCCTTCATTTCATTGAGTGGGCATAAACAACGCCATCTGCCGTTGCATCTTCCCTTCAGTCGCCACCCAAcataatcataactcaaaaaatacATAACACAGCATTCCTCCCATTGCCGTATCCCCCTCTAAACTAGGTCAATCGATAATCATACTTTCGCTGTATACGATTCCCTATTACATTCCCTTGAAAATGTTATTCTTTCCACTACCCACCTCTCCACTCACTAACGTATGCGACCTCGGAAAAACCAACACCACGGCTTTGGAGCGTTTGTATTGGTACTATACCCCTATTTGGTTGCTCTCCTATCCCGATTGACCCAAAGGGAGGAACAAAAACAAGATTCCCATACCCACGCATGCCACCCCCCAGTGGAGAATGCTGCCCTAAACGGAAAATGCCGGCTCTCAACCAGGAGCATTTTTTCTCTCTGCAAAACTGGAACATAGATTTTTTGGCATACTCTCCCCGCAATCTGTCGGCCCCTCATCGACAGCCAACGGAAATGTATGTCAGGGCAAACTCCACATCAGCTACATGGCTTCGCGACGCGACACGGGAACGTGAGGACTCTTTCCACGACCAGTAAACCAGTAGTGCAGGGTGCTACTTGATCCTGGTCCCGGTTGGTACATAACAGAAAAGGAAGAAGCTTATGTACCGGGAGAGCTTTCCCTCATCCTACACCACAGCACACCAGCTGCCCTCATCCCGGAGAGTTTCCCTCCCGACACTAATACATTGTAAGCTCGTGTCAACACGAAATATGTAACGCACCGAAATAGGTCAGAAATTGCGATGTTACCTTGTGTTTGGCGTGCCAACGGCGGCAGCAGAAGCAGTAGCAACAACCCTAGTAAGCCGTGCCAATAAAGTGATTGTCCCATCAAAGTAACATCGAGGGTCGCGTGTGTTGTTAAGTGCGTTCTGACGGTTTGCAATTCGgcggaaaaaataataattacagtGATTGAAACTGCAACGGAATGATCCGATCGTTGCTGGCCCCGCAGGGCCGCAGGACAATGCTGTTCAAACCAAAGGTCAAGCTTGATGCTTTCTCATCATCGTGTCATTTTCCTTCCCCCGTTGGACGTTGAAGTTCATCCAAGTTACAATTGTTATCTTTCGCTCTCTATTCTAGCCGGGTCGTCCAATCTTCCTGTGCACCTGGAAGGGTTGTGGTGCTGTATTCGCATTATACACTGAGATCTCCGCTCACGTACGGGAGTTACACATAGGGTAAGTAGCACACTGCCGCTATCTGCCGTTCAAGTTCACCAACCGATGCAGATGAGTTGGCTAGCCAAGAAACGAACCCAGTGTATCAGCATTCTTTTTTTCACATTGCAGCCCCCGTGGTTTTGACGAAGGTAGTGACGAGGAGGATTTCTTCTTCACTGAAATCGAGGATGAAGCTGACAGTTTTCTCGTTGCACTTCATCCGCCGTCGCCACCGACTTTGAGCCATCGCGACATGGCTCGACCTCCTCACGAGGATCCGGAGTACCAGCGGGAGATCGTTGGTAACTACCGGCAGGGGCTACTGTCTATGGCcacccaacagcaacaacagcaattgcagcagcagcagcaacaacaacagcaacaacaccaCGTTCAGCATCACCTCCAACATCAGCAGATGAACGCTGCCATCAAACCGCCACTGCCAGCGGCCACCGGTCACCAACAACAACCGCTCCATCATCACCACCAGAGCTTgaataacaataacaacaacaacaacaatattgTTGGCCAGGGAAGCAACAGCAATGGAAGTACCGgtagcaacaacagcagcagcaatggCAGCGGTACGGTCCACCCGCACACATCGCCTCTGCTACATCACAGCTACAGCTGGTCGCAAGTTAGTCCGGTGAGTTTTgaactatttcggtacgatgcAAGGCATAtaagatgaaaaaaataaataacaggcaaaaaaaaagtatgtccACTTTATTTCGGATATCCACTTAACATTTTGTGTGGCCACCATTGACATGAATGACAGCTTTACATTGTCGTGGCATTGATTCAACAAGCTTGGCTGTATTTTTCAGTGCGATTTAATTCCAATTAGTTGCAATTACTTGCCGTAGTTGTAAGGCTTGTTGGATTATTTTCTTGGACCTTTACCTTAAAAATAGATCACGAATGTGCTTTTGGGTTAATGTCGGGAGATTGTGCCGGTCACGCCAAAATTtcggttttttaaaaattttcaaattatttggtACCAGCAGACATGATCCCGTTATAAATTCGAGTTCTCCGACGCAACATTTTCACATCGAGTCCCAAACCATGCGCATTGTGAAAAATAGGTGAGTCACTTGTCAAATTATGATGTGGCAAAAATTCACCTCCAGCATGTTTGACTGTTGGCTtcaaaaatttacatttaagaCTTTTGCCGATTGGCCGTGTGATAGCATCGGACCCAAGTATTATTATTTTAGCTTCATCTTGCCAAATTACCTTCTTTCAGTCATCAATGGTTCAATTAATGGAACCTTGTGCCCGCTTCATcctttaaagcctctcaaaaacaaagaatagaaTAATACTTCatccatttttcaatgtttttccctGATGGCCATGGGTTTTTAAGCGTGTCACTCGACTTTTAAAACCTTGTTTATGAAGTCGATTTCACATTATTTTAGGTGTCACATAGATGTCAAACTCACtttatttgttttgaaatttgagaAGCCGATAAATCTCGATTTTGATGCGATAGCCCTGTCAATTTGTTAAATTGTATTCGATTACCATCCAGATTTCGTTGCTAGTATGAAAGAATCGCTTTTTTACTTTTAAACAGTATCTTAGCTCAGTCGGATGATATCAGCAATCGACCCCAGGTACCACTGAAACATTCTCGAAAAAATCCTGACAAAAACTTCACCGAACCTTCGTGAGCCCTAATAAACGGAAGGGAACATTTTCGCAGGCATTCTTCCCTACACATTTCGAGTCCATTTCCTTGTTTATGACGAGAACTTTGATTTTCTGTCCACAGTGACAGTGGTCTTACAGATTTTCAGGCCTGGGATctgtccaaaatccatcttcaagAACGTTCCGTCATCCACCAAACCTTGTTTTACATCTCTCGAGCACGTTCTGTTGGTTGCTTGCAGGGACAGAAATTACGATGACCTTCTCGCATAAGTATTCTCCGGATAGTATTTTGGTTAGAGTTGTGTTTTTTGAcgatgtcgtagtccgagaGTGCGATGCTTCCTCCGATCCATCCGAATAGCAGTTGTACGTTCACGGAAACTTTTCAGCACATCATACAGTGTCGATTCAGCCACTTTcagcgatttcgcgattttagtacctgACCACGCCAGGTTTTTATtgtgggtgtccaaaatcaaatttcttctctaGGCTTCCATCCTGTTCAACttatttgaaacaaaacggatcaacgtAAAGTTTTTACTGTCGTGAAGATACaggatacgcctactacgaccgctgctataaaatAAACAGTGATTCCGATTTCTAACTAAATCATACAAAGCATAGCTTTTGCCAGTGGCATGGTGTTCTATTATCAGCTGCCACCAGCTTTCATCATGAAACCTTCCAAATAAGGAAATATTAACTGTGTGCGAAGTTTACATTcgacaaattgataaaaacggcatagtacacaaaaaaaagtactatcatataaccgcaagattggcGTAGGACAACCGTTGAATTAGTCAGCATTTGTTTGTatcgattaaattattgattcgaTGGGTGTTGTGTTCGTATCCGCTTTTGTAGTTCGTGTTAGGAACACACATTCCGGAGCACAAAAATGCATGGGGTTACAAAAGTACTCCCGGTTGCATGTATCAATAACTTCAACTTCAAtgttttatactatagaggcttcaaacttaaAAGTTGATTCGCCTTTATTATATGTAATTCCGttacgttaacgccattcaagaagaaaatatgtaattcctAGGCTCCTCGGTTTTCTAGTCCgtattggggaaacacattccggtctgtacaaatgcaagcgagtacgaaTGCACCCTCAGCTTCCATGTGTTTACAATATCGATTTCCCCAGACCAGTTGGTTTCGAAAGCCGTGTTAAGTAGACACATTCATTTCGATATGTATATATTAGGgtgtcaatgaatgtatggggaaaaatcgaccctaaaatttcaaaaagttaccctatacaaaatgtttaccacctcgaaaaaacactctatgccgaatttcagcttaatcggacttaagggagagtggcgcaaagcggtcaaattgagttttttttttttgaaaatcgaacaatcacccaagggaggagtaaaggaaaacggggttttcgaaaaaaaaattgatgccaaatgtcttaaaattgcatgaagcgtcgagatctagtgtcatttcgaaaaaaaaaattctctcaAAAATCGACACACTGGAACTTAGTTATTTCACGAGacgtacgagacgaaacgtatggttttaggttccaataaaaacaattatctcgatttttcatttggaacttgttgcgaaatgttgatttgcacgataatatacctaaatattagctcattcgaacttcatttattagtgttgcatacgttaaaatttgagtttttcgaaaaccgaaaaatcaccggaatcggggttttaaaaaaaaatttgatgcaaaatgtcttaaaattgcatggcacatcgagatttacagttatctcaaaaaaatttttttttttgttaaatatcgacttttcagacagaaaaacgaccaagttgcaaaaaaaaattttttcaaaaaaatacatagataacagtaaatctcgacgagtaatgcaattttaacacATTTGGCactaacaactttttttgaaaccccgattttcggtgatctttcatttttcaaatttatatctcgacgtttcatgcaattttgagacatttggcaccaacatttttttacgaaaccccgactcaaactttgaccgctttgcgccaatcTCCCTTaagcccgattgagctgatattttgcatagagtgttttttcgaggtggtgaacattttttatgaggtaactttttgaaattcgaaacgaccattttcattggcaccctagtatatATGCATAAAGAACAGAAGTGCTACTGGCTtgcatgttgttgttgttattcttgaattatagaggctttaaactcggagagttcatttgcctctgGCTTGCATGTATTAGATATAGATACAGGTTCCGTTTCATTTCGCAGCAAATAACATCAAATCGGTGTATGAAACATTTAAAAGTAAGAGTATTGATTACGCTATATTAAGATGTTTGGATAGTTCGATGAATATCAGATGAATACCAAATCGAAACGTtgatcaagaataatcctcGGGACACAACAAATGAATAGGCAGATTTTCTACAGATACCCAAAACAAACCGCTCATGTGGACGTGGTGAAACTTGGTTACGTAAAACGTTACAATGTGGGGATTCCACATAATTTGACCAAAAAAACCTTTAAGAAGTTACATCTCGGTCTGTGACTTGCTCTAAAGACGCAACGAAAATACGAAAGCAAATCATGACGGGTGATGAAAATGTATCATTTACTACAGTGTTGAGCAACTGAAAACTTGGGGTTTTCGATCTTCACCCGAAGAAAGTCATACCCTTTATCCGGTGGGATTGGGAaggaattctgtattatgagcttctTCCAAGCAACCAATCGATACATTCCCACAAGtactgctcgcaactggacaACTTTAAGGCAGCTATCCAGAACCAAAGTGAACAGTTTTCGATGTAAAAGCAAAAACATTTTGGGAGGATAGAATGTTGATATTACGTGAAAGATGGCAAATGATTGTGGAGCAAAATTACGCATTAATTTGTctataaaaaataagtttctgttttcccaaaaatcgtcaTGATTttcccggacaacccaatatcaACTATCctaatttcttcctgatttttattttcattcttcctattTTTTGAGGAATTatattatagttggcaactctgCTCTGGAGTCATGGTTTTTGAAGCGATCGCGTCGAACCGATAGAAAAAAACAGATGTAGAAGTGAACACTGAAGTCTACATGGACATTTTAAAGGATCAAATGCTTCAGTGGATCTCAGAAAACTTCGATGAACAtgagaatgttgttttccatcaAGATGAAGCACCATGTCGTACCTTGAAACGGACCCAAACCTGGCTGAAGGAGGACATGTCGTTTTGGTCGGAAAGTATTTGGCCGTCAAGCAGTCCTGATTTGATCTATTCTATATGGGCGTATATGCCAGCGAAGGTTTGTGGATTCTAATATCCGTCCTCAACGCGTGGTCTTCAATGTCAGAGGACTGTATTATAAAGGTGTGCTCTCGATTTCGCAATCGCCTGGAGAAAGTAATTGAGAATGAAGGTGAACATATGGAGAGATTATCTCTGAATTGGCCAAAATACACGCTTGAATAAATTGAAAGGTTTCCAACTAACTTTGGGTAGCATTGGATGTTAGCTATTCAACGAAACGATGCTTAGATTTTTGTTTTAGATTAATCCTTGTAAAAGTGCAAGTTATCCAAATGTTTACTTATTTCTTTCCTCTTGCTTTCAGACCTCGCCCCAGAAACACGTCCGTCTGTCGCCCCGCCCGTCGTCCACCTATCCGTACCCATCGCCAAACTACTCAAACCAAATAGCTCAACAACAACACtaccagcagcagcaacagcaacagcagcacctTAGCCAGATCCAGCTCTCACCGGGAGCCACCCCCTATCAGCCAGCGATTGGTGGCGGCGCCATCACCCCTGGCGGTGGCCAGGTTCAACCGATAAACGGTGCGGGAGCGTATGTGGCGCCAGGCACCAGCCCCGGCACCACGAACAATCGTTCGCCGCTTTCGCCGAACCGCAGGACGCGGGGCGAGAACAAGAAGTGCCGCAAGGTATACGGCATGGACCACAAGGAGCAGTGGTGCACCCAATGCAAGTGGAAGAAGGCATGCAGCCGCTTCGGAGACTGATCCAAATCGAAGAAGCAGCCGCTGCCGCCGCCGGGCACTTCGGCGACATTACAGCCTCAATCTGCAGCGACAACAGCACCAGCGCCACTAGCGAGTGCTGCCTTAAACcaccatcaacagcagcagcaacaacaacaacaacaacaacaacaacaacaacaacaacaacaacaacaacaacaacaacaacaacatctcCACAACAACAGTGACAGCCAGCAGTCGGCAATCGTTTGACGCGATGATTGCGCCAGCATGGTCTAATGTGTGTACGCAAATCAGCATGAACGGGTTTAAGGTGCATGTGTGAGAGGGATGCATGCGTTCGTGTGTTCACATACTCGTATATGgggtaaatgaaaaaaaacaagcggaggtaaaaagtaaaaacattaaaaaatgaaatcaaTTCGTAAAGAGATAGTTTGTAGGTTCTATTGAGTGTAATGGTGTTAGATTTACGTTCTCAGCAAACAGTATGTAAAGTCGCAATCGATACCAATTGTACAGAAAGATGGATGAACTGAGCGTAAAAACGCAACAAGTTGATTCAGCAATTCGATTCCAGCAATGGagggaaaaacatattttaccgTTAACACATACCGTTACAGAAAACAAACCAACAACACATTAGAAGTGGCTAAAAAAGTTTA from Toxorhynchites rutilus septentrionalis strain SRP chromosome 3, ASM2978413v1, whole genome shotgun sequence encodes:
- the LOC129779232 gene encoding zinc finger protein 704-like isoform X2; its protein translation is MKKYFLNKMSTGKRLAKRSIIGTRVCAPGADGIWYSGVIQAVKTPPSANQKDNTNCINLTPHTRYSVRFDSKQDISRRGLAREFRESELIGPGFKTIMDVRLKPGQKVFLTYNGRESAGEVLQHDDLKDEVTVKIVPVGQESPIELTKRLEEVRLLESRRSPRLADQDKDTDFARLADMAGDRRRQSHNIDVPFSLTQQNGSRKRRPSFSPDDREYYSINDDDPMDECNAALVLMSLSCSPIANVAGWETILGTSPGSSSTSWSTGSASPPLSDDERSNLLNKKNNGHGDCTGNNNDVAIADHNNTATNGTTNEIVIRGIRTTSLSNDEGIGMEYEEIKTKPKRRPGRPIFLCTWKGCGAVFALYTEISAHVRELHIGPRGFDEGSDEEDFFFTEIEDEADSFLVALHPPSPPTLSHRDMARPPHEDPEYQREIVGNYRQGLLSMATQQQQQQLQQQQQQQQQQHHVQHHLQHQQMNAAIKPPLPAATGHQQQPLHHHHQSLNNNNNNNNNIVGQGSNSNGSTGSNNSSSNGSGTVHPHTSPLLHHSYSWSQVSPTSPQKHVRLSPRPSSTYPYPSPNYSNQIAQQQHYQQQQQQQQHLSQIQLSPGATPYQPAIGGGAITPGGGQVQPINGAGAYVAPGTSPGTTNNRSPLSPNRRTRGENKKCRKVYGMDHKEQWCTQCKWKKACSRFGD